The following proteins come from a genomic window of Enterococcus gilvus ATCC BAA-350:
- a CDS encoding alpha/beta family hydrolase, which yields MKKWKKILLAVLIAIVIVIVGGITYVKTQTYSPTSQAEQVGKQAKEEPDWLYFPSKDTSKPMVIFYPGALVEPESYSVWAKELADAGYPVYIMKMPLDLAVLAPDRGEKVLKEQPKRPFIMGGHSLGGVMASRFAKDHSDNLKGVFFLASYPDEKGRLADSEIPVLSLTGENDHVLDKEAYQKAKKNLPEATEYQEIVGGNHAGFGAYGHQKGDGKSTINDQNQQVAQRLIQWLDTIK from the coding sequence TTGAAAAAATGGAAGAAGATTCTTCTGGCGGTATTGATAGCAATAGTTATTGTCATCGTCGGGGGCATCACTTATGTAAAAACACAAACTTATTCTCCCACATCTCAAGCAGAACAGGTGGGCAAACAGGCCAAGGAGGAACCTGACTGGTTATACTTCCCTTCAAAAGACACGTCAAAACCAATGGTTATTTTTTATCCAGGTGCGCTAGTCGAACCGGAAAGCTACAGTGTCTGGGCGAAGGAGTTGGCAGATGCGGGCTATCCCGTTTATATCATGAAAATGCCGCTTGATTTGGCTGTGCTTGCGCCGGATCGTGGCGAAAAGGTGCTTAAGGAACAGCCGAAACGTCCCTTCATCATGGGGGGCCATTCATTAGGCGGTGTGATGGCGAGTCGGTTTGCGAAAGATCATTCTGACAACTTAAAAGGCGTATTCTTCTTGGCGAGTTATCCTGATGAGAAAGGTCGTTTAGCGGATAGTGAAATTCCTGTGTTGTCTCTGACTGGTGAGAATGATCATGTCCTGGATAAAGAGGCCTATCAGAAAGCCAAAAAGAATTTACCTGAGGCAACAGAGTATCAAGAAATCGTTGGAGGAAACCATGCTGGATTTGGTGCTTATGGGCATCAAAAAGGAGACGGAAAGTCTACGATCAACGATCAAAATCAGCAAGTAGCACAGCGGCTGATCCAATGGTTAGATACGATAAAATAA
- a CDS encoding DUF4767 domain-containing protein, whose product MKNSVISMGVLIGLLALSGCSKSEDTTTKNSSTSQTSISTTISSTKQSNITTSSITSTTSSTSQSIESTSETISEPETAWNAEKSGTLDSFMTGWGQEMGQTYGAYQPNNNVNYYGVQFPSEVVGANAKMPIAINDIIVSSEWSETGESSAEYSIVAAYSDAQTGSPKASMSRHVYLFGFTNDQPVVLVSMQNQGMPDGALHFRLTENAALTNGFQGIVAGNVSE is encoded by the coding sequence ATGAAAAATTCAGTTATTAGTATGGGTGTTTTAATAGGTTTATTGGCCTTATCTGGGTGTAGTAAAAGCGAGGATACGACTACTAAAAATAGCAGTACGTCGCAAACATCGATTTCTACGACCATATCTTCCACTAAACAATCAAACATAACAACCAGCAGTATAACTAGTACAACGTCATCGACCAGTCAATCAATAGAAAGTACAAGTGAAACCATTTCTGAGCCAGAAACAGCCTGGAATGCTGAAAAATCAGGTACATTGGACTCATTTATGACTGGCTGGGGACAAGAGATGGGGCAAACCTATGGCGCGTACCAGCCGAACAATAATGTGAATTACTACGGCGTGCAATTTCCTAGTGAAGTGGTCGGAGCGAATGCTAAAATGCCGATAGCCATAAATGATATCATCGTTTCTAGTGAATGGTCCGAAACAGGCGAGTCTTCTGCGGAATACAGTATCGTCGCTGCCTATTCAGATGCGCAGACGGGATCACCCAAAGCGAGCATGAGCCGACACGTCTACCTCTTTGGCTTTACCAATGATCAGCCGGTCGTGCTAGTCTCCATGCAAAATCAAGGGATGCCCGACGGCGCTCTGCATTTCCGTCTGACAGAGAATGCGGCTTTGACCAATGGGTTTCAAGGGATCGTCGCTGGAAATGTATCGGAGTAG
- a CDS encoding PadR family transcriptional regulator codes for MYDLLLLGSLITGDKTGYKLQKIVGSALQPMRKVSSGVLYPSLERLEKEGLVTSTVHEEGRKMKLWHITASGVDRFIELMKEKIPSDAKRNDRIHFKLRSLDSVSLTEQLAILEEFQSFIEKDLDFYQHAQKDMTEHQARFPENKERFRILAEAYELDIQLAKTKLTWINKQLADRKNSAQQLDTYN; via the coding sequence ATGTACGATTTACTACTTTTAGGTTCACTGATTACTGGCGATAAGACCGGCTACAAGCTTCAAAAAATTGTCGGATCTGCCTTGCAGCCGATGCGAAAAGTGTCCAGCGGGGTCTTGTATCCTTCACTGGAACGGCTAGAGAAAGAAGGGCTCGTCACCTCCACGGTCCATGAAGAAGGCCGAAAAATGAAATTATGGCATATCACCGCGTCGGGTGTGGACCGATTCATTGAATTGATGAAGGAAAAAATCCCTTCGGACGCGAAGCGAAATGACAGGATTCACTTCAAGCTGCGTTCGTTGGATAGCGTGTCGCTAACGGAGCAACTAGCAATATTAGAGGAATTTCAGTCATTTATTGAAAAGGATTTGGATTTTTATCAACACGCGCAAAAGGATATGACAGAGCATCAGGCGCGTTTTCCAGAAAACAAGGAACGCTTTCGTATTTTGGCCGAAGCCTATGAATTGGATATCCAATTAGCCAAAACAAAATTAACATGGATCAATAAACAGCTTGCTGATCGAAAGAATTCTGCTCAGCAGCTTGATACTTATAACTAG
- the kynU gene encoding kynureninase: protein MERTFEKGIEFAKAMDLKDELRDYRKEFFLQENEIYMDGNSLGMASKPAVESLEKMIERWKVEGVRAWNDLYRYSEKIADLMAPLICASAKEVTVTGSTTANIHQALATFYHPTAKKYKILIDDLNFPTDRYAVESIVQLKGYSAAEGVKVVPSTDGQFIDEEAMIEAMTEDVAVILLPAVLYRSAQLLDMKRLTEEAHKRGILIGFDLCHGIGAVEIDFSVIQPDFAVWCTYKYLNGGFGSTAGLYINQKHFQQTPGLAGWFGNRNDTQFQLKQQFEHQPDASGWQIGSPALFSMATLEGSLQVFKAVGIATIREVSLAKTAYLMYLIDERLTAYGYSYTNKQEDSLRGGHVCVVHREAYRIAAALRDHHVVPDFREPNVIRLAPIALYTSYEDIHKVVDTLEEIVREKIYLNYSNERSAVV from the coding sequence ATGGAACGAACATTTGAAAAGGGCATCGAATTTGCCAAAGCAATGGATTTAAAGGATGAATTACGAGACTATCGTAAGGAGTTCTTTCTCCAAGAGAACGAGATTTACATGGATGGAAATTCTTTAGGTATGGCCTCTAAACCAGCCGTTGAAAGTTTAGAGAAAATGATTGAGCGCTGGAAGGTGGAAGGGGTGCGTGCGTGGAATGACCTTTATCGCTACAGTGAGAAAATCGCGGATCTGATGGCGCCGTTGATCTGTGCCTCAGCAAAGGAGGTCACCGTGACTGGAAGTACGACAGCGAATATCCATCAGGCATTGGCAACTTTTTATCACCCAACAGCGAAGAAATATAAAATTTTGATCGATGATTTAAATTTTCCTACGGATCGGTATGCGGTGGAAAGCATCGTTCAGCTAAAGGGGTATTCAGCAGCAGAGGGCGTGAAGGTAGTGCCAAGTACAGACGGGCAATTTATTGATGAAGAGGCGATGATCGAGGCGATGACAGAGGATGTCGCAGTCATCCTGCTGCCGGCGGTCCTCTATCGGAGTGCGCAACTGCTGGATATGAAACGCCTGACGGAAGAAGCCCACAAAAGAGGTATCCTTATTGGCTTTGATCTCTGCCATGGGATCGGCGCAGTCGAAATCGACTTTTCAGTGATTCAACCGGATTTTGCTGTGTGGTGTACGTATAAATACTTGAATGGCGGCTTTGGATCAACTGCGGGCCTCTACATCAATCAAAAGCACTTTCAACAAACACCAGGCTTGGCTGGCTGGTTTGGAAATCGAAACGACACGCAATTTCAGTTGAAGCAACAGTTTGAACATCAACCAGATGCGAGTGGTTGGCAGATTGGTTCCCCCGCACTCTTCTCGATGGCGACGCTGGAAGGGTCATTGCAGGTTTTTAAGGCGGTTGGAATTGCGACAATCAGAGAAGTTTCACTGGCTAAAACGGCGTACCTTATGTATTTGATCGATGAACGATTGACCGCCTATGGCTATTCTTATACAAATAAGCAGGAAGATTCTCTTCGTGGCGGGCATGTATGTGTGGTCCATCGTGAAGCCTATCGAATTGCGGCGGCATTGAGAGATCATCACGTAGTTCCTGATTTTCGTGAACCCAATGTCATTCGCTTAGCGCCGATCGCCTTGTACACTTCCTATGAAGACATCCACAAAGTCGTTGATACGTTGGAAGAAATTGTTCGAGAAAAAATCTATTTAAATTACAGCAACGAACGTTCCGCGGTCGTTTGA
- a CDS encoding GNAT family N-acetyltransferase, translating to MGLTIKEVGEPNWRAVCGLTVAKNQKGFIESNARSLLEAAYDVSLHWQPLALYDGELLVGFSMIGAKQEEEMWLDRLMIDAQFQGKGYGTRFIPIILQFMRQKYGVRRIYLSIHDENEKILPYYQRFGFIDSGKYDPENGERIMFLDIE from the coding sequence ATGGGCTTAACGATCAAAGAGGTAGGCGAACCCAATTGGCGAGCTGTCTGTGGTCTTACCGTCGCAAAGAATCAGAAAGGATTTATCGAAAGTAATGCGCGATCCTTATTAGAAGCGGCTTACGACGTATCCCTTCATTGGCAGCCTCTCGCTCTATACGATGGGGAACTTCTTGTGGGTTTTTCAATGATCGGTGCAAAGCAAGAGGAGGAGATGTGGCTAGATCGCTTGATGATCGACGCGCAATTTCAAGGAAAAGGCTACGGCACACGGTTTATCCCGATAATCCTTCAATTCATGAGGCAAAAGTATGGAGTCCGTCGAATCTATTTGAGTATCCACGATGAAAATGAGAAAATTCTTCCCTATTACCAACGCTTTGGGTTCATCGACAGCGGAAAATACGATCCTGAAAATGGAGAACGGATCATGTTTTTAGACATAGAATAA
- a CDS encoding malolactic enzyme, with protein MITGLNLLNNPFLNKGTAFTKEERAKYGITGMLPSTVQTLEQQAVQAYGQYLSKPSDLEKRIFLMNIFNTNRTLFYKLMGQHIVEFMPIVYDPVVADSIEQYNEIFVEPQDAAFLSIDDPESIKDSLKNAADGRDIRLIVVTDAEGILGMGDWGVNGVDIAIGKLMVYTAAAGINPAQVLPVSIDAGTNNETLLNNPLYLGNRHERVTGDTYYDFIDQFVESASDLFPELLLHWEDFGRGNAANILEKYQDKITTFNDDIQGTGIVVLAGVLGGLNISGEALKDQTILTFGAGTAGVGIANILLKEMVRQGTPEEEARKHFYQVDKQGLLFEDTEGLTPGQIPFARKRGEFTNSEELTNLEAVVKEIHPTIMIGTSTQPGAFSETVIKEMAAHTPRPIIMPLSNPTKLAEATAEDLINWTDGKALIGTGIPAADVEYNGVTYQIGQANNALMYPGLGLGLIASTSTRVNDEIISQASRALGGIVDVTKPGASILPPVAKLTEFSQIIAETVVKSVVDQKLNREEISDVKSAVEAAKWAPEYKD; from the coding sequence ATGATTACAGGTTTAAACCTATTAAACAACCCTTTTCTAAATAAAGGGACTGCTTTTACTAAAGAAGAACGCGCAAAATACGGCATCACTGGTATGCTTCCTAGCACTGTTCAAACATTAGAACAACAAGCCGTTCAAGCGTATGGACAATACCTAAGCAAACCATCTGATTTGGAAAAACGTATTTTCTTAATGAACATCTTCAACACAAACCGCACATTGTTTTATAAATTAATGGGTCAACATATCGTTGAATTCATGCCAATCGTTTATGATCCAGTTGTTGCGGATTCCATCGAACAATACAACGAAATCTTCGTTGAACCACAAGACGCTGCTTTCTTATCAATCGATGATCCAGAAAGCATCAAAGACAGCTTGAAAAATGCTGCTGACGGCCGCGATATTCGTTTGATCGTTGTGACTGACGCAGAAGGAATCTTAGGTATGGGCGACTGGGGTGTCAACGGTGTGGATATCGCCATCGGTAAATTAATGGTTTACACGGCTGCAGCGGGTATCAACCCTGCGCAAGTTTTACCTGTTTCAATCGATGCTGGTACAAACAACGAAACATTATTGAACAACCCGCTTTACTTAGGAAACCGCCACGAACGTGTGACAGGCGACACTTACTACGACTTCATCGACCAATTCGTTGAATCAGCATCAGATCTTTTCCCTGAATTACTATTACACTGGGAAGACTTCGGACGCGGCAATGCAGCAAACATTTTAGAAAAATACCAAGACAAAATCACGACCTTCAATGATGATATCCAAGGTACTGGTATCGTTGTTCTTGCTGGTGTTTTAGGCGGATTGAACATTTCTGGTGAAGCCTTGAAAGATCAAACGATCTTGACATTTGGTGCTGGTACAGCCGGTGTCGGTATTGCAAATATTCTATTAAAAGAAATGGTTCGCCAAGGAACACCTGAAGAAGAAGCACGCAAACACTTCTACCAAGTCGACAAACAAGGCTTGTTGTTTGAAGATACAGAAGGCTTGACACCTGGTCAAATCCCATTTGCTAGAAAACGTGGCGAATTTACAAATAGCGAAGAATTAACAAACTTAGAAGCCGTTGTTAAAGAAATCCACCCAACAATCATGATCGGTACATCTACTCAACCAGGTGCCTTCAGTGAAACAGTCATCAAAGAAATGGCTGCACACACACCTCGCCCAATCATTATGCCTTTATCAAACCCAACAAAATTAGCTGAAGCAACTGCTGAAGACCTAATTAACTGGACAGATGGTAAAGCATTGATCGGAACAGGTATTCCTGCTGCTGATGTGGAATACAACGGCGTGACGTACCAAATCGGACAAGCAAACAATGCCTTGATGTACCCTGGTCTTGGCCTAGGCTTGATCGCTTCTACGTCTACTCGTGTCAATGATGAAATCATTTCTCAAGCAAGCCGCGCACTTGGCGGAATCGTTGACGTAACAAAACCTGGTGCATCAATCTTGCCTCCAGTTGCGAAATTAACGGAATTCTCACAAATCATTGCGGAAACAGTGGTTAAATCAGTTGTTGACCAAAAATTGAACCGTGAAGAAATCTCAGATGTAAAATCCGCTGTTGAAGCAGCGAAATGGGCTCCAGAATACAAAGACTAA
- a CDS encoding MFS transporter, translating into MENSSKKWFSLVAMSLGVFMGLLDVTVVNVALPTMQKAFDAPFTQLQWVLNAYTLVFAVTLLIVSKMGDMYGRKKVFLASLILFVIASVVNGFAPTLLVLDIGRGIQAIGGAGMMSLSMALVASNFDGKQRGLALGILGSVIGLSSASGPLVGGLLVDTFGWESIFFINLPIGIIAVLMTMRYVNETPSYGKDQKIDFLGMILSAAALFSAIYGLIEKETHINWGWTNPHVGGWMLLAVVFLALFIFVESKVESPMMNLKMFKNINFVGSVIVAFALGSGIYAFNTYLTVLMQNYIGWSAFDTGIRQLALSVWSLILGPVVGILGNKFSKKWMIVAGLLVSGAGFLFLIGQLSPTMGYAQLWPTLVMIGIANGIVNPVLNSAGLEGVAPHEMGMASGLLNVFRQFGTSFGVVILGLVEANRYAAVLNQHAASMHLPEKLTTSLINAGPFSGHQIVFSEALKNAPFAHELQKVVVNAFDKGLIQICYVAGTIVLIGAVGAAIFMRENKETIQ; encoded by the coding sequence ATGGAAAATTCTTCAAAAAAATGGTTCTCATTAGTCGCGATGTCTTTGGGCGTCTTTATGGGACTTTTGGACGTGACGGTAGTAAACGTGGCGTTGCCAACAATGCAAAAGGCCTTCGATGCGCCATTTACACAATTACAGTGGGTGCTGAATGCCTACACATTAGTATTCGCGGTCACGTTGCTGATCGTGTCAAAAATGGGAGATATGTACGGGCGAAAGAAAGTCTTTTTGGCAAGCTTGATTTTATTCGTCATTGCTTCAGTAGTGAACGGCTTTGCACCGACTTTGCTGGTTCTAGACATCGGACGGGGAATCCAAGCCATCGGTGGAGCAGGCATGATGTCTCTGTCAATGGCGTTAGTTGCTTCAAATTTTGATGGCAAGCAACGTGGGTTAGCGTTGGGGATCTTAGGGTCGGTTATTGGACTATCTTCCGCTTCTGGGCCATTGGTGGGCGGCTTATTGGTGGATACCTTTGGTTGGGAATCGATTTTCTTTATCAATTTGCCGATCGGGATCATCGCTGTTTTAATGACGATGCGTTATGTAAATGAGACGCCAAGCTACGGAAAAGATCAGAAAATTGATTTTCTTGGGATGATTTTGTCTGCCGCAGCATTATTTAGTGCGATCTATGGCTTGATCGAAAAGGAAACACACATCAATTGGGGTTGGACAAATCCTCACGTTGGTGGCTGGATGCTTTTAGCGGTCGTGTTCTTAGCGTTATTTATCTTTGTCGAATCAAAGGTCGAAAGTCCTATGATGAACCTGAAGATGTTCAAGAATATCAACTTTGTCGGGTCCGTGATCGTTGCTTTTGCGCTAGGTTCAGGAATTTATGCGTTTAATACGTACTTAACAGTATTGATGCAGAACTATATTGGCTGGTCTGCCTTTGACACGGGGATTCGTCAATTGGCACTATCTGTCTGGTCCTTGATTTTAGGACCCGTAGTTGGGATTCTGGGAAATAAATTCTCGAAAAAATGGATGATCGTTGCGGGCTTATTGGTCAGCGGCGCCGGTTTTCTTTTCTTGATCGGTCAGCTTTCCCCTACGATGGGGTATGCACAATTGTGGCCAACGCTAGTGATGATCGGGATCGCCAACGGGATCGTGAACCCGGTATTGAACTCCGCTGGGTTAGAAGGGGTCGCGCCTCATGAGATGGGGATGGCTTCAGGCTTGTTGAACGTCTTCCGACAATTTGGTACCAGCTTTGGGGTGGTGATCCTAGGCTTAGTAGAGGCAAACCGTTACGCGGCTGTCCTTAATCAGCATGCCGCATCAATGCACTTGCCAGAAAAATTGACCACCAGCTTGATCAATGCCGGGCCTTTCTCTGGTCATCAAATCGTGTTCTCAGAGGCATTAAAGAACGCACCTTTTGCCCACGAATTGCAAAAGGTAGTGGTGAATGCCTTTGATAAGGGACTGATCCAGATTTGTTACGTAGCTGGAACCATCGTGCTGATCGGTGCTGTAGGTGCAGCGATCTTTATGCGTGAAAACAAAGAAACCATTCAATAG
- a CDS encoding Lrp/AsnC family transcriptional regulator has product MLDQTDLKLLKLLSKNSRTTVKNLSKEVALSEPSVKTRIQRLMDEEILNAFTVDIDYKKLGYTLPLFVKISDLTIPAQKFVSIVEEISAFVSIYAVTGEENYILFGHARSVSEVEEILSKLMAYGKVSTSIILEEKNNKKFIDDL; this is encoded by the coding sequence ATGCTTGACCAAACAGATTTGAAACTTTTAAAACTACTTTCAAAAAACAGCCGAACAACGGTAAAAAATCTTTCAAAAGAAGTCGCTCTTTCCGAACCAAGTGTAAAAACACGCATTCAGCGCTTGATGGATGAAGAGATTTTAAACGCATTTACTGTTGATATCGACTATAAAAAACTTGGCTACACCCTGCCATTGTTCGTTAAAATCAGTGATCTGACGATTCCAGCACAAAAATTTGTTTCTATCGTCGAGGAAATCAGTGCCTTTGTTTCTATTTATGCCGTAACCGGAGAAGAAAACTATATTCTTTTCGGTCATGCACGTTCCGTTAGCGAGGTGGAGGAGATTCTTTCCAAGTTGATGGCTTATGGGAAAGTTTCTACGTCGATTATTTTAGAAGAAAAAAATAACAAGAAATTCATTGATGACCTCTAA
- a CDS encoding 2-hydroxycarboxylate transporter family protein, which translates to MTQKDTSAATPVEEKKTSFWSTKISGVSLPIYLIMVVVLIVAMALGKLPTNMIGPIAILVIFGNLFHFIGNKIPIVKSYLGGGSVFAIFASAAIATFGILPDAVVKSTENFVTNMGFLDFYIAALITGSILGMNRKLLMKASVRFIPVALISMIVSFFAVGLVGMLIGKGFANSVLYISLPAMAGGVGAGAVPLSTIYAHVLGTDASAIISRLIPATAMTNVLAIIGAALVARAGQSLPKLNGNGKLMEKGDLGDGKPREVKPDIAQLGVGLMVALSFFILGQICNFFVPKIHAYAFMIIIVVICKITNILPEYYEDAAIMFNNLIVKNLTAAVLAGIGIALLNLNVLASALTWQFVVLCLTSVVVISLVSGFVGRLFGLYPIESTITAGLCNNSMGGTGNVAVLSAANRMELIAFAQMGNRLGGAIVLIISGFLMQLFS; encoded by the coding sequence ATGACACAAAAAGATACATCAGCTGCTACGCCAGTTGAAGAAAAAAAGACCAGCTTCTGGTCAACAAAAATCAGCGGTGTGAGTTTGCCTATCTACTTGATCATGGTCGTTGTCTTGATCGTGGCGATGGCGTTAGGAAAATTACCGACAAATATGATCGGACCAATCGCGATTCTTGTTATTTTTGGGAACTTATTCCATTTTATCGGCAACAAAATCCCTATCGTTAAAAGTTATCTTGGCGGCGGTTCTGTTTTTGCGATCTTTGCTTCTGCCGCAATCGCAACGTTCGGAATCTTACCTGACGCAGTGGTAAAATCAACAGAAAACTTCGTGACAAACATGGGCTTCTTAGATTTTTACATTGCTGCTTTGATCACCGGTAGTATTTTAGGAATGAACCGCAAACTATTGATGAAGGCATCTGTTCGTTTTATTCCTGTTGCTCTTATTTCAATGATCGTTTCTTTCTTTGCCGTTGGACTTGTTGGTATGCTGATCGGTAAAGGGTTTGCGAACTCTGTCTTGTACATTTCATTGCCTGCTATGGCTGGCGGTGTGGGTGCTGGCGCCGTGCCATTATCAACGATTTATGCACATGTTTTAGGAACCGATGCTTCTGCCATCATCTCTCGTTTGATCCCGGCAACTGCTATGACCAACGTTTTAGCAATCATTGGTGCTGCGTTAGTCGCGCGTGCTGGACAATCGTTGCCTAAATTAAACGGTAACGGAAAATTGATGGAAAAAGGCGACCTTGGCGATGGCAAACCTCGCGAAGTGAAACCAGATATCGCTCAATTGGGTGTTGGTTTGATGGTTGCTTTGTCCTTCTTCATCTTAGGACAAATCTGTAACTTCTTCGTTCCAAAGATCCATGCCTACGCATTTATGATCATCATCGTTGTTATTTGTAAAATCACGAACATCTTGCCTGAATATTATGAAGACGCAGCAATCATGTTCAATAATTTGATCGTTAAAAACCTAACTGCCGCTGTTTTAGCCGGTATTGGTATTGCGTTATTGAACTTGAACGTGTTAGCTTCTGCATTAACATGGCAATTTGTTGTTTTATGTTTAACAAGTGTGGTTGTGATCTCCCTTGTTTCTGGATTCGTCGGACGCCTCTTTGGGTTGTACCCTATCGAATCGACCATTACTGCCGGTCTATGTAACAACTCCATGGGCGGTACTGGTAACGTGGCTGTATTATCTGCCGCAAACCGCATGGAATTGATTGCTTTCGCTCAAATGGGGAACCGTCTTGGCGGTGCGATCGTACTGATCATTTCAGGATTCCTTATGCAGCTATTCTCTTAA